In Poecile atricapillus isolate bPoeAtr1 chromosome 9, bPoeAtr1.hap1, whole genome shotgun sequence, the following are encoded in one genomic region:
- the LOC131581983 gene encoding protein BTG1-like has translation MRTEISTAAAFVTRLLRAAGGVGEEQLRCFRECLQEAMREHYKHHWFPLVPSKGSGYRCIRINHKMDPLIGKAAGMIGLSHERLFQLLPSELTLWVDPFEVSYRIGEDGSICVLYESPQPGGKAAKQLESRTSCKEEWRIGRSSPSKSYNMMTVSS, from the exons ATGAGGACCGAGATCTCCACGGCGGCCGCGTTCGTGACCCGCCTCCTGCGGGCCGCCGGCGGGGTTGGCGAGGAGCAGCTGCGGTGCTTCCGCGAGTGCCTGCAGGAGGCGATGCGCG AGCACTACAAGCACCACTGGTTCCCCCTGGTGCCCTCCAAGGGCTCCGGCTACCGCTGCATCAGGATCAACCATAAGATGGACCCCTTGATAGGAAAAGCGGCGGGGATGATCGGACTGAGCCACGAGAGGCTCTTCCAGCTCTTACCCAGCGAATTAACGCTGTGGGTCGACCCCTTCGAAGTGTCCTATCGCATAGGTGAGGACGGGTCTATCTGTGTGCTGTACGAAAGCCCCCAGCCTGGGGGGAAGGCGGCCAAACAGCTGGAGAGCAGGACCAGCTGCAAGGAGGAGTGGAGAATTGGCAGATCCAGCCCTTCCAAGAGTTACAACATGATGACGGTTTCTAGTTAA